The following nucleotide sequence is from Streptomyces sp. NBC_00239.
TGGCCAAGGAGAAGCTGCTGGAGGACCCGGACGCGGCGGCGCGGATGGTCGACGAGGCGCACGGCGAGGTGAAGATCGCCCTCCAGGAGCTGCGCGACCTGGCCCGCGGCATCCACCCGGCCGTGCTCACCGACCGCGGACTGGACGCCGCGCTGTCCGCGGTGGCCTCGCGGTGCACGGTGCCGGGCGGGGTGCGCGTCTCGGTGGACCTGCCGGCGCGGCCGGCGGAGGCGATCGAGGGGATCGCGTACTTCACCGTCTCCGAGCTGCTCCAGAACATCAGCAAGCACGCGCGGGCCGGCACCGCGAGCGTCGAGGTGTGGCGGGCCGGGCCGCGGGTGCTGATCAGGGTGTCGGACGACGGGCGCGGGGGCGCGCGGACGGACCGCGGGTCCGGGCTGGCCGGCCTCGCGGAACGGCTGGGTGCGGTGGACGGCGTCTTCTTCGTCGACTCTCCCGAGGGCGGCGGCACCGTGGTCACGGCGGAGCTGCCGTGGCGCGACCGCCCTGCGGTGCGCGCCTGAGCCGTACGGGGTCGCGCGCCTGAGCCGTACGGGGTCGCGCGCCTGAGCCGTACGGGGTCGCGCGCCTGAGCCGTACGGGGTCGCGCCCCTGACCCGTAGGGGGTCACGCCCCCGACCCGTACGGAGTCGCGCCCCTGACCGGTACGGGGCCGAGGCCCGCGACCCCTTTCCGGACGTCAGCCTCGCCGGCGTTTGAGGCGCGGGTCCGGGCGGAGCCCGGTGCCCGGCGTCAGCCGGGTTGGTCGTTGGGGCTCCGCCCCAAACCCCGCGCCTCAAACGCCGGCGAGGCTGGAAGTCGCCCCAGTGCCCCGCTTCAAACGCCGGTGAGGCCGGGACGGGCGCCGCCCGAGGCCGGGCCTCAAACGCCGGCGGGGCCGGCAGTGGCTCGCTCAGGCCGAAGGCGCGCCGCACACGCCGTCCCCAGGGTGGGGATAACCCCCGATCGGGACACCGACGTGCTCCATGGCCCCGGAAGGGTGCCGGCGGCGAGGCTTGGTGCAGGCAGGAAACGGCAGATCAAGCAGACCAAGCGGACCGGGCAGATCAGACGCACGGACGGACGGGCGGACTCATGGACAGCAACAAGGGCGGGGCCCTCCACCGGCTCCCCGCGGCGCTCCGCGCCCCGGTCGAGGCACGGACCTGGCGGGAGTTCGGGCACCTGATGCTCGGCCTGCCACTGAGCGTCGTGTACTTCTCGCTCGCGATCGTCGCGCTCAGCGCCGGAGCGGGGCTGCTGGTCACCTTCCTGGGGATCCCGGTGCTCGCCGCGGGGCTGGCGATGTGCCGCGGGTTCGGGTCGGTCGAGCGGGCCCGGGCGCGGGCGCTGCTGCGGACCGAGGTGGAGCCGCCGGAGCCGGTGCGGGCCCGCAAGGGCGGTGCGTTCGGCTGGATGGGCGCGATGCTCAAGAGCGGCGCCTCGTGGCGGCACATGCTCTACGCGGTGATCCACTTCCCGTGGGCGGTGTTCACGTTCACGGTCGCCCTGGTCTTCATGGTCTACGGCTGGGCGCTGCTGTTGTACCCGCTCTGGCACTGGGTGTTCCCGACCTTCACGGACCAGCCGGGACTCCAGCTGTTCCAGAACGGCGACTACAGCTTCTACCTCGACTCCCCCGCCCGGATCGCCCTGACCTCGTTGATCGGCCTGGGGTTCACCCTGGTCACGCCGTGGCTGGTACGCGGCTTCGCGGGGGTGGACCGGGCGCTGATCCGCGGGCTGCTCGGGCCGTCCCGGCTGGCGACCCGTGTGACCGAGCTGGAGTCGGACCGGGGCGTGGTCGTGGACACCGCCGCCGCCGACCTGCGCCGCATCGAACGCGACCTGCACGACGGCGCGCAGGCCCGGCTGGTCGCCCTCGCCATGGACCTGGGCCTGGCGAAGGAGAAGCTCGCGGAGGACCCGCAGGCCGCGGCGCGGATGGTCGACGAGGCGCACGGCGAGGTGAAGATCGCCCTCCAGGAGCTGCGCGACCTGGCCCGCGGCATCCACCCGGCCGTTCTGACCGACCGCGGACTGGACGCCGCGCTGTCCGCGGTGGCGTCCCGGTGCACGGTGCCGGGCGGGGTGCGCGTCTCGGTGGACCTGCCGGTGCGGCCCGCTCCGGCGATCGAGGGGATCGCGTACTTCACCGTCTCCGAGCTGCTCCAGAACATCAGCAAGCACGCGCGGGCCCGCACCGCGAGCATCGAGGTGTGGCGGGCGGCCGACCGGCTGCTGATCCAGGTCGCCGACGACGGGCGCGGGGGTGCGGCGGCCGGGGCGGGCAGCGGGCTGTCGGGGCTGGCGGAGCGGATCGGCGCGGTGGACGGGGTGCTGGTGGTGGAGTCGCCTGAGGCCGGCGGCACCCGGGTGACCGCCGAGCTCCCCTGGCGCGGCTGAGCCCGCCCCTGCGGCCGGGACCGGCACTCCGCCGCACCGTTACGGACTCGGCGCCTGCGCGTGCGGACGCGTACCGGCCCCCGCAGGTGCGGACCCCGCCCTTCCGCCCCGGACCGTCACTTCCCCGCCATGTGCGGACCGGGCGCCTCCGCGTCCGGCCCCGTTCACACGCCCGTCCGTGAGCCCGGATCCGACCCCGGATCCGGGCTCCGACGCGCACCCCCACAACCCCTCTGACCTGCGAATTCGCTACCCCCGACCGGACTCCGCCCACCCGGTGGGTCGATCTGCGCTCCGTCCCGCCTCGAGACTGGGATGCTTTGCTCTGCCAGGTAAGAACGAGCGAATGCGGGGCGCGAAATCGTGGACGACAGGGTGCGGGTGGTCATCGCCGAAGATTCGGTGCTGCTCCGTGATGGCCTGACCCGGCTGCTGACCGACCGGGGGCACGACGTCGTCGCCGGCGTCGGCGATGCCGACGCGCTGATCAAGACGATCGACGGGCTGGCCGCGGACGGCGCGCTGCCGGACGTGGTGGTGGCCGATGTCCGGATGCCCCCCACGCACACCGACGAGGGGGTGCGGGCAGCGGTGCGGCTGCGCGCCACGCACCCCGGCATAGGCGTGCTCGTGCTGTCGCAGTACGTGGAGGAGCAGTACGCCACCGAGCTGCTGGCAGGGTCCAGCACCGGGGTGGGCTACCTCCTCAAGGACCGGGTGGCCGACGTGCGCGAGTTCGTCGACGCCGTGGTCCGCGTGGCGCGGGGCGGCACGGCGCTCGACCCGGAGGTCGTGGCCCAGCTGCTGGGCCGCAGCCGCAAGCAGGACGTACTCGCGGGTCTGACCCCCCGCGAGCGCGAGGTGCTGGGCCTGATGGCCGAGGGCCGTACGAATTCCGCGGTCGCGAAGCAGCTGGTCGTGAGCGACGGAGCGGTCGAGAAGCACGTGAGCAACATCTTCATGAAGCTCGGCCTGTCGCCCAGTGACGGGGATCACCGGCGTGTGCTGGCCGTGCTCACCTATCTGAATTCCTAGACACCTGACACCCTGTCAGATATCGGCGCCGGAGGGCTGCCGGCGGCTGACCGGAGTGGCGCAGAATCCACCGCCAGGGCAAGCCGCACCCGGGGGCCGCGAGGTCTCAAAGTGCGGTCCAGAAAATGAGCGACCCGGGGAAGGACACCCTTACCGACGTAGGGTTGGCCTTGGGACGCCGTCGCCTCGAAGGAGGTCCAGTTCAGTGACCAGCCAGGTCAGTAGCCCGGCCGAGCAGGCCGGCGGGGCAGCAGGGGCTGTCGTCGGCGAGCAGCGGACGCCCGCGGCCTCCGGCGAGAAGGAAGTCCGCCGCCTCGACCGCGTGATCATCCGTTTCGCGGGTGACTCCGGTGACGGCATGCAGCTCACCGGTGACCGCTTCACCTCGGAGACCGCGTCGTTCGGGAACGACCTCTCGACGCTGCCGAACTTCCCCGCCGAGATCCGTGCGCCCGCCGGCACGCTGCCGGGCGTTTCCTCCTTCCAGCTGCACTTCGCCGACCACGACATCCTCACTCCGGGTGACGCCCCGAACGTGCTGGTCGCCATGAACCCGGCCGCGCTGAAGGCGAACATCGCCGACGTGCCGCGCGGCGCGGAGATCATCGTCAACACCGACGAGTTCACCAAGCGGCCGATGGCCAAGGTGGGCTACGAGACCTCCCCGCTGGAAGACGGCTCGCTGGAGGCGTACAACGTCCACCCGGTGCCGCTGACCACGCTGACGGTCGAGGCCCTGAAGGACTTCGGGCTGTCCCGCAAGGAGGCCGAGCGCAGCAAGAACATGTTCGCGCTGGGCCTGCTCAGCTGGATGTACCACCGGCCGACCGAGGGCACCGAGAAGTTCCTGCGGGCGAAGTTCGCGAAGAAGCCCGAGATCGCCGAGGCGAACGTCGCGGCCTTCCGCGCGGGCTGGAACTTCGGCGAGACCACCGAGGACTTCGCGGTCTCGTACGAGGTCGCCCCCGCGACCAAGGCGTTCCCCACCGGCACGTACCGCAACATCTCCGGGAACCTGGCCCTGTCCTACGGCCTGATCGCGGCCGGCCGTCAGGCCGACCTGCCGCTCTACCTGGGCTCCTACCCGATCACCCCGGCCTCGGACATCCTGCACGAGCTGTCGAAGCACAAGAACTTCGGCGTGCGCACCTTCCAGGCCGAGGACGAGATCGCGGGCATCGGCGCGGCGCTCGGCGCCGCCTTCGGCGGCTCCCTCGCGGTGACCACCACCTCCGGCCCCGGCGTGGCGCTGAAGTCGGAGGCCATCGGCCTGGCGGTCTCCCTGGAGCTGCCGCTGCTGATCGTGGACATCCAGCGCGGCGGCCCGTCCACCGGTCTGCCGACCAAGACAGAGCAGGCCGACCTGCTGCAGGCCATGTACGGGCGCAACGGCGAGGCCCCGGTCCCGGTGGTCGCCCCGAAGACGCCCGGCGACTGCTTCGACGCGGCGCTGGACGCGGCCCGGATCGCGCTGACCTACCGGACGCCGGTCTTCCTGCTGTCCGACGGCTACCTCGCCAACGGCTCCGAGCCGTGGCGGATCCCGGACCTGGACGACCTGCCCGACCTGCGGGTCCAGTTCGCGACCGGCCCGAACCACGAGCTCGCGGACGGCACCGAGGTCTTCTGGCCGTACAAGCGGGACCCGCAGACCCTGGCCCGCCCCTGGGCGGTGCCGGGCACTCCGGGCCTGGAGCACCGGATCGGCGGCATCGAGAAGCAGGACGGCACGGGCAACATCTCCTACGACCCGGCCAACCACGAGTTCATGGTCCGCACCCGGCAGGCCAAGATCGACGGCATCGACGTCCCGGACGTCGAGGTCGACGACCCCGACAACGCCCGGACCCTGGTCATCGGCTGGGGCTCCACGTACGGCCCGATCACGGCGGCCGTGCGCCGGCTGCGGCTCGCCGGGGCCCCCATCGCGCAGGCCCACCTGCGCCACCTCAACCCGTTCCCCCGGAATCTGGGCGAGGTCCTGAAGCGTTACGACAAGGTAGTGGTTCCGGAGATGAACCTCGGCCAGCTCGCCACCCTGATCAGGGCGAAGTACCTGGTCGACGCGCAGTCGTACAACCAGGTCAACGGAATGCCGTTCAAGGCGGAGCAGCTCGCGACGGTTCTCAAGGAGGCCATCGATGTCTGAGACGACGGCGGAACCCGCCTCCCACCACTCCCTGCTCTCCCTCGTGCCCAAGGCCGAGGCCAAGCAGTCGATGAAGGACTTCAAGTCCGACCAGGAAGTCCGCTGGTGCCCGGGCTGCGGCGACTACGCGGTGCTCGCCGCGGTCCAGGGCTTCATGCCCGAGCTGGGCCTGGCGAAGGAGAACATCGTCTTCGTCTCGGGCATCGGCTGCTCGTCGCGTTTCCCGTACTACATGAACACGTACGGGATGCACTCGATCCACGGCCGCGCCCCGGCCATCGCGACGGGCCTCGCGTCCTCGCGCCGGGACCTGAGCGTGTGGGTGGTCACCGGTGACGGCGACGCGCTGTCCATCGGCGGCAACCACCTGATCCACGCCCTGCGCCGGAACGTCAACCTCAAGATCCTGCTGTTCAACAACCGGATCTACGGTCTGACCAAGGGCCAGTACTCGCCGACCTCCGAGGTCGGCAAGCTCACCAAGTCCTCCCCGATGGGCTCGCTGGACGCGCCCTTCAACCCGGTGTCCCTCGCGATCGGCGCCGAGGCCTCCTTCGTGGCCCGGACCGTGGACTCCGACCGCAAGCACCTCACCGAGGTGCTGCGCGCCGCCGCCGACCACAACGGCACGGCGCTGGTCGAGATCTACCAGAACTGCAACATCTTCAACGACGGCGCGTTCGAGGTCCTCAAGGACAACGAGCAGGCGCAGGAGGCCGTGATCCGGCTGGAGCACGGGCAGCCGATCCGCTTCGGCGTGGACCTGCACAAGGGTGTGGTGCGGGACCCGGCCACCGGCGACCTCCAGGTCGTCGAGGTGACCCCGGAGAACGAGTCGCGGATCCTGGTCCACGACGCGCACACGGCCAGCCCGACCACCGCGTTCGCCTTGTCCCGGCTGGCCGACCCGGACACCCTGCACCACACGCCGATCGGTGTGTTCCGCAGCGTGGAGCGGGCCGTCTACGACACGCAGATGTCGGACCAGCTGGACACCGCCATCGAGCAGAACGGCAAGGGCGACCTGAGCCGGCTCCTCACCGGCAACGACACGTGGACGGTCGTCGGCTGACGCCGCACCGCCCGCACGGCGCACGAGGCCCGGATCTCCCTCAGGAGGTCCGGGCCTGGCCGCGTGCCGTCCCGGCCCCGCCGTCCGGTGTCACGGCCTCGCCCTTCGCCGTCCCGGCCCCGCCGTCCGGTGTCACGGCCTCGCCGGGTGCCGTCCGGACCCCGTCGTACGCCGCCCGGGCCCGCTGCACGTCGGCGGTGCGGTGCTCGGTCCAGCGGGCCAGCGCCCAGACCTGCTCGGCGGCCTCCCGGCCCATGGCGGTGAGCGAGTAGTCCACCCGGGGCGGGATCACCGGCTTGGCGTCGCGCAGCACGAAGCCGTCGCGCTCCAGCGTGCGGAGGGTCTGGGCCAGCATCTTCTCGCTGACCCCGCCGACCTCGCGGCGCAGCTCGCTGAAGCGGTACGAGCGCTCGAAGAGCGCGGCCAGCACCAGCACGCCCCAGCGGCTGGTGACGTGTTCGAGCACGCCGCGCGAGGGGCACATCGGGGCCTTCACACTTACTTCCACACCAGTACCTTACTTCAAAGTGGGTACTTACGAATGGATAGCGCTCTCCGTAGGGTGGTGCCCACCACGAGAACACGCCCTCGACACGGGAGACAACCATGAGCATCGTCGTCACCGGAGCCACCGGAGCCCTCGGCCGCCTCGTCATCCGGGAGCTGCTGGCCACCGTCCCCGCCGCCGGCATCGCCGCGGTCGTACGCGACGAGAAGAAGGCCGCGGACCTGGCCGCGCAGGGCGTGGAGCTGCGGGTGGCCGACTACGGCGACCCGGCCGCCCTCGCCGGCGCCT
It contains:
- a CDS encoding response regulator transcription factor, with the protein product MRVVIAEDSVLLRDGLTRLLTDRGHDVVAGVGDADALIKTIDGLAADGALPDVVVADVRMPPTHTDEGVRAAVRLRATHPGIGVLVLSQYVEEQYATELLAGSSTGVGYLLKDRVADVREFVDAVVRVARGGTALDPEVVAQLLGRSRKQDVLAGLTPREREVLGLMAEGRTNSAVAKQLVVSDGAVEKHVSNIFMKLGLSPSDGDHRRVLAVLTYLNS
- a CDS encoding 2-oxoacid:acceptor oxidoreductase subunit alpha; this encodes MTSQVSSPAEQAGGAAGAVVGEQRTPAASGEKEVRRLDRVIIRFAGDSGDGMQLTGDRFTSETASFGNDLSTLPNFPAEIRAPAGTLPGVSSFQLHFADHDILTPGDAPNVLVAMNPAALKANIADVPRGAEIIVNTDEFTKRPMAKVGYETSPLEDGSLEAYNVHPVPLTTLTVEALKDFGLSRKEAERSKNMFALGLLSWMYHRPTEGTEKFLRAKFAKKPEIAEANVAAFRAGWNFGETTEDFAVSYEVAPATKAFPTGTYRNISGNLALSYGLIAAGRQADLPLYLGSYPITPASDILHELSKHKNFGVRTFQAEDEIAGIGAALGAAFGGSLAVTTTSGPGVALKSEAIGLAVSLELPLLIVDIQRGGPSTGLPTKTEQADLLQAMYGRNGEAPVPVVAPKTPGDCFDAALDAARIALTYRTPVFLLSDGYLANGSEPWRIPDLDDLPDLRVQFATGPNHELADGTEVFWPYKRDPQTLARPWAVPGTPGLEHRIGGIEKQDGTGNISYDPANHEFMVRTRQAKIDGIDVPDVEVDDPDNARTLVIGWGSTYGPITAAVRRLRLAGAPIAQAHLRHLNPFPRNLGEVLKRYDKVVVPEMNLGQLATLIRAKYLVDAQSYNQVNGMPFKAEQLATVLKEAIDV
- a CDS encoding sensor histidine kinase; translation: MDSNKGGALHRLPAALRAPVEARTWREFGHLMLGLPLSVVYFSLAIVALSAGAGLLVTFLGIPVLAAGLAMCRGFGSVERARARALLRTEVEPPEPVRARKGGAFGWMGAMLKSGASWRHMLYAVIHFPWAVFTFTVALVFMVYGWALLLYPLWHWVFPTFTDQPGLQLFQNGDYSFYLDSPARIALTSLIGLGFTLVTPWLVRGFAGVDRALIRGLLGPSRLATRVTELESDRGVVVDTAAADLRRIERDLHDGAQARLVALAMDLGLAKEKLAEDPQAAARMVDEAHGEVKIALQELRDLARGIHPAVLTDRGLDAALSAVASRCTVPGGVRVSVDLPVRPAPAIEGIAYFTVSELLQNISKHARARTASIEVWRAADRLLIQVADDGRGGAAAGAGSGLSGLAERIGAVDGVLVVESPEAGGTRVTAELPWRG
- a CDS encoding 2-oxoacid:ferredoxin oxidoreductase subunit beta, giving the protein MSETTAEPASHHSLLSLVPKAEAKQSMKDFKSDQEVRWCPGCGDYAVLAAVQGFMPELGLAKENIVFVSGIGCSSRFPYYMNTYGMHSIHGRAPAIATGLASSRRDLSVWVVTGDGDALSIGGNHLIHALRRNVNLKILLFNNRIYGLTKGQYSPTSEVGKLTKSSPMGSLDAPFNPVSLAIGAEASFVARTVDSDRKHLTEVLRAAADHNGTALVEIYQNCNIFNDGAFEVLKDNEQAQEAVIRLEHGQPIRFGVDLHKGVVRDPATGDLQVVEVTPENESRILVHDAHTASPTTAFALSRLADPDTLHHTPIGVFRSVERAVYDTQMSDQLDTAIEQNGKGDLSRLLTGNDTWTVVG